ATCACTATTCACCACTGTGTATAATCATCATCACAGCAGCGGAGGAACTGGCATGGATCAATTACTGGCAATACGCGCTTTCGCCCGCGTGGTCGAAGCGGGAAACTTTACCCGGGCGGCGGATTCTCTGGAGATGCCCAATGCGACATTGAGCAAGCTGGTGCAGGAACTTGAAGCGCACCTTGGGGTGCGGTTATTGCAGCGCACTACACGCCGCGTAATGGTGACGCCGGAAGGGCGTGACTATTATGAAAAAACGACCCGTATTCTGCGCGATCTCGAAGATGTCGACGGTTCATTCAATGCCGCACGCGGCACGCCGGGCGGACAGCTTCGCGTCGATATTGGCGGCTCCACGGCGAAAGATGTGTTAATCCCCGCCCTGCCGGATTTTCTGGCGCGTTATCCGGATATTCGCCTCGATTTAGGCGTTGCCGACCGCACGGTGGATTTGATTAGCGACAATGTGGATTGCGTGATCCGTGGCGGGCCGCTGGATAGCTCCTCGCTGATTGCCCGCCGTATTGGTTCTGCCACGCTCATCACCTGCGCAACGCCGGAATATTTGAAAACATTTGGTACGCCGGCCTACCCGGAGGAGCTCAAAAACGGCCACCGGCTGGTCAGTTACCTCTCGCCGCAAACCGGCCGGGCGTTTCCGTTGCGCTTTGAGCGCGATGGCGAGAAAACCGAAATAAAAGTGGCGCACCGGATTGGTATTAATGAGAGCAATGCGCATCTGGCTGCCGGGATGGCGGGGCTGGGGATTATCCAGACCTTCAGCTATTCACTCGGTGCGGCGCTACAAGCGGGCACGCTGGTGGAGATCCTGCGTCCGTGGCGGCCAGAGCCGTACCCTTTTCATGTGGTGTATCCACAAAACCGCCATGTTTCACATCGTCTTCGGGTGTTTATTGACTGGC
This genomic interval from Kosakonia sacchari SP1 contains the following:
- a CDS encoding LysR family transcriptional regulator, producing the protein MDQLLAIRAFARVVEAGNFTRAADSLEMPNATLSKLVQELEAHLGVRLLQRTTRRVMVTPEGRDYYEKTTRILRDLEDVDGSFNAARGTPGGQLRVDIGGSTAKDVLIPALPDFLARYPDIRLDLGVADRTVDLISDNVDCVIRGGPLDSSSLIARRIGSATLITCATPEYLKTFGTPAYPEELKNGHRLVSYLSPQTGRAFPLRFERDGEKTEIKVAHRIGINESNAHLAAGMAGLGIIQTFSYSLGAALQAGTLVEILRPWRPEPYPFHVVYPQNRHVSHRLRVFIDWLLEIFPQRVGK